A region from the Methylocystis iwaonis genome encodes:
- the modB gene encoding molybdate ABC transporter permease subunit, translated as MFDLSPDDLTAIFLSLKVASAATLFSLPAAVFVGYALARWSFPGRTAVNALVHLPLVLPPVVTGFALLLLFGRRGPIGGFLAEYLGVVFAFRWTGAALAAAVMSFPLMVRPVRLAFENVDPRLSTAARSLGASRLWAFALIELPLAANGLLVGAILGFAKALGEFGATITFVSSIPGETRTISAAIYALLQAPGGDISALRLAAISAAIAVAALVASEALQAQLGGRK; from the coding sequence TTGTTCGATTTATCGCCGGATGATCTCACCGCAATATTTCTCAGCCTGAAAGTCGCGAGCGCCGCCACCCTCTTCTCGCTCCCGGCGGCCGTCTTTGTCGGCTATGCGCTCGCGCGCTGGAGCTTCCCGGGCCGCACGGCGGTCAACGCGCTCGTCCATCTCCCCCTCGTCTTGCCGCCGGTCGTCACCGGCTTCGCTTTGCTGCTGCTTTTCGGCCGGCGCGGGCCGATCGGCGGCTTTTTGGCTGAGTATCTGGGCGTCGTTTTCGCCTTCCGCTGGACCGGCGCGGCGCTCGCCGCCGCCGTGATGAGCTTTCCGCTCATGGTGCGGCCGGTGCGCCTCGCCTTCGAGAACGTCGATCCGCGTCTTTCCACGGCCGCCCGCTCGCTCGGCGCGAGCCGCCTTTGGGCCTTCGCGCTGATCGAGCTGCCGCTCGCCGCCAATGGCCTGCTGGTGGGCGCCATTCTCGGCTTCGCCAAGGCGCTCGGCGAATTCGGCGCGACGATCACATTCGTCTCCAGCATTCCCGGCGAGACGCGTACGATTTCCGCCGCCATCTATGCGCTGCTGCAGGCGCCGGGCGGCGATATTTCCGCACTGAGGCTCGCCGCGATCTCGGCGGCGATCGCCGTCGCCGCGCTCGTCGCTTCCGAAGCGCTGCAAGCACAGCTCGGCGGGCGGAAATGA
- a CDS encoding Rne/Rng family ribonuclease, protein MANKMLIDASHPEETRVVVLRGNRVQEFDFEAAEKKPLRGNIYLAKVTRVEPSLQAAFVDYGGNRHGFLAFAEIHPDYYQIPVADRQALIEEESRAHREHEEEEHRPHGRRRSRRRQHEAAEKRAAEDETLVSEPVDVEALIEAAEEGEAPAAEPVDAGAPTIAAEAIESPEAIAPTDVEVEAEAVLPVSAEVEEAAAPAADEAHHTISVDPSGFGSVEEGEADEFVEETPAPDHELKARRQDERDEERAREEGQEDEEGAAEEGQEDEEDEAAIHARAPAEEEHHDDDHDDEEHDEEEHVEHIGGDAMDEAPFRVVRPRRQYKIQEVIKRRQVLLVQVVKEERGNKGAALTTYLSLAGRYSVLMPNTARGGGISRKITDGADRKRLKEIVHDLEVPEGMGVILRTAGATRTKAEVKRDFEYLLRLWESVRELTLRSSAPMLVYEEGSLIKRAIRDLYGRDVEEIVVSGDDAYREAKDFMRMLMPSHAKNVKQHREPVPIFAEAGVEAQLDAMFSNNVTLKSGGYLVINQTEALVAIDVNSGRSTREHNIEDTALRTNLEAADEVARQLRLRDLAGLIVVDFIDMEESRNNRAVERRLKDALKNDRARIQVGRISHFGLLEMSRQRIRAGVVEGSTVPCPHCAGAGHVRSTASVALHVLRVLEEALLKSASHDVTLRTRAVVALYILNQKRAHLQALENRFGVHITVAADDTLTGANYHALERGEPASGPRIPVAPAPLRVDSVRAEPIEEEVLEEEVFAEEEEMAEAGEPALAHGRRESREPRRANGNGEEGDEGAQRSRRRRRRRGRGGGLNGEASLAPGAEQPSDEGLAFMAAIEGQPAPRETREPRPARGRGPGRWRRSAPLPEEFRDPSALFPSDEGAQEQEALVTPREAHMPDFAPQAESAAPFQEAPAPVEQPSAAPIAAEPAPVEAPKAEVSDVEAKTEAAPAAPVSVERAAETAAPAEPAAPAPAPVPPRKPTEVVITQADPTAPKKGGWWQRVKTPFGE, encoded by the coding sequence ATGGCAAACAAAATGCTGATCGACGCCTCCCACCCGGAGGAGACCCGCGTCGTCGTATTGCGCGGTAATCGCGTTCAGGAATTCGACTTCGAGGCCGCCGAAAAAAAACCGCTGCGCGGCAATATTTATCTCGCGAAGGTCACGCGCGTGGAGCCCTCGCTCCAGGCCGCTTTCGTGGATTACGGCGGAAACCGCCACGGCTTCCTGGCCTTCGCCGAAATCCATCCGGATTACTACCAGATTCCCGTCGCCGACCGTCAGGCGCTGATCGAGGAAGAGAGCCGCGCCCATCGCGAGCACGAGGAGGAAGAGCATCGTCCGCATGGCCGGCGCCGCTCCCGCCGCCGCCAGCACGAGGCGGCCGAAAAGCGCGCGGCCGAGGACGAGACGCTCGTCAGCGAGCCGGTCGACGTCGAGGCCCTGATCGAGGCCGCCGAGGAGGGCGAAGCCCCCGCCGCCGAGCCTGTGGACGCCGGCGCGCCGACGATCGCCGCCGAGGCTATCGAATCCCCGGAAGCGATCGCGCCGACCGACGTCGAAGTCGAGGCCGAAGCGGTCCTGCCCGTCTCCGCCGAGGTCGAAGAGGCCGCCGCGCCCGCCGCCGACGAGGCGCATCATACGATTTCCGTCGATCCGTCGGGCTTCGGCTCGGTGGAAGAGGGCGAGGCCGACGAATTCGTCGAGGAGACGCCCGCCCCCGACCATGAGCTGAAGGCCCGCCGTCAGGACGAGCGTGACGAAGAGCGCGCCCGCGAGGAAGGCCAGGAAGACGAGGAAGGCGCGGCCGAGGAAGGCCAGGAAGACGAGGAAGACGAGGCTGCGATCCACGCCCGCGCCCCGGCTGAGGAAGAGCATCACGACGACGACCACGACGACGAGGAGCACGACGAGGAAGAGCACGTCGAGCACATCGGCGGCGACGCCATGGACGAAGCGCCCTTCCGCGTGGTGCGTCCGCGCCGCCAGTATAAGATTCAGGAAGTCATCAAGCGCCGCCAGGTGCTGCTCGTCCAGGTCGTCAAGGAGGAGCGCGGCAACAAGGGCGCGGCGCTCACCACCTATCTCTCGCTCGCCGGCCGCTATTCGGTGCTGATGCCCAACACGGCGCGCGGCGGCGGCATTTCCCGCAAGATCACCGATGGCGCCGACCGCAAGCGCCTCAAGGAGATCGTCCACGACCTCGAAGTGCCGGAGGGGATGGGCGTCATCCTGCGCACCGCCGGCGCGACCCGCACCAAGGCGGAGGTCAAGCGCGACTTCGAATATCTGCTGCGGCTCTGGGAGAGCGTGCGCGAGCTGACGCTGCGCTCCTCGGCGCCGATGCTCGTCTATGAGGAAGGTTCGCTCATCAAGCGCGCGATCCGCGACCTCTATGGGCGCGACGTCGAGGAGATCGTGGTCTCCGGCGACGACGCCTATCGCGAGGCCAAGGATTTCATGCGCATGCTCATGCCGAGCCATGCGAAAAACGTAAAGCAGCATCGCGAGCCGGTTCCGATCTTCGCGGAAGCGGGGGTCGAGGCGCAGCTCGACGCCATGTTCTCCAACAATGTCACGCTGAAGTCCGGCGGCTATCTGGTCATCAACCAGACCGAGGCGCTGGTCGCCATCGACGTGAACTCCGGCCGTTCGACCCGCGAGCATAATATCGAGGACACGGCGCTGCGCACCAATCTGGAGGCGGCCGACGAAGTCGCTCGCCAGTTGCGCCTGCGCGACCTCGCCGGCCTCATCGTGGTCGATTTCATCGACATGGAGGAGAGCCGCAACAATCGCGCCGTCGAGCGCCGTCTGAAGGACGCGCTCAAGAACGACCGCGCCCGCATCCAGGTCGGCCGCATCTCGCATTTCGGCCTGCTGGAGATGTCGCGCCAGCGCATCCGCGCCGGCGTCGTCGAGGGCTCGACCGTGCCTTGCCCGCATTGCGCCGGCGCCGGGCATGTGCGGTCCACCGCCTCGGTCGCGCTGCATGTGTTGCGCGTGCTGGAGGAGGCGTTGCTCAAGAGCGCGTCGCATGACGTAACGCTGCGCACAAGGGCCGTCGTCGCGCTCTACATCCTCAATCAGAAGCGCGCGCATCTGCAGGCGCTCGAGAACCGGTTCGGCGTGCATATCACCGTCGCCGCCGACGACACGTTGACGGGCGCCAATTATCACGCGCTGGAGCGCGGCGAGCCGGCCTCTGGTCCGCGTATCCCCGTCGCGCCGGCGCCGCTGCGCGTCGATTCGGTCCGGGCGGAGCCGATCGAGGAGGAAGTCCTCGAAGAAGAGGTTTTCGCCGAGGAAGAAGAAATGGCCGAGGCCGGAGAACCGGCTCTCGCCCATGGCCGCCGCGAGAGCCGCGAGCCGCGCCGCGCCAATGGGAATGGGGAAGAAGGCGACGAGGGCGCTCAGCGCTCGCGCCGCCGCCGCCGCCGCCGCGGCCGTGGCGGTGGACTGAATGGCGAGGCGAGTTTGGCTCCCGGCGCCGAGCAGCCGTCCGACGAAGGTCTCGCCTTCATGGCGGCCATCGAAGGGCAGCCCGCCCCCCGCGAGACGCGCGAGCCTCGCCCGGCCCGTGGCCGCGGTCCCGGCCGCTGGCGCCGTTCGGCGCCGCTGCCGGAGGAATTTCGCGATCCTTCCGCGCTCTTCCCGTCCGACGAGGGCGCGCAGGAGCAGGAAGCTTTGGTGACGCCGCGCGAGGCCCATATGCCGGACTTTGCGCCGCAGGCCGAAAGCGCTGCGCCGTTCCAGGAGGCGCCCGCGCCGGTCGAGCAGCCTTCGGCGGCGCCGATTGCGGCCGAGCCTGCGCCGGTAGAGGCGCCGAAGGCTGAGGTCTCCGACGTCGAGGCGAAGACCGAGGCTGCGCCGGCGGCGCCCGTCTCGGTAGAGCGGGCTGCGGAGACGGCGGCCCCGGCAGAGCCTGCTGCGCCCGCGCCCGCGCCGGTCCCACCGAGGAAGCCGACCGAGGTGGTGATCACGCAGGCTGACCCGACCGCACCGAAGAAGGGCGGCTGGTGGCAGCGGGTGAAGACGCCTTTCGGGGAGTAA
- a CDS encoding MgtC/SapB family protein, with protein sequence MYDLTAAELIQRLVFALAIGLLIGLERGWRARAEEPGERTAGLRTYGLAALLGGVWGAIARQFADHGGAIALGVAFVIYAAAMTVFRYRETMRDQTFGATSIVALMLSFALGAYSVVGEETAAAAGAVATASILALKESLHEQIARMTWAELRSGLVLLVMSFIFLPALPDKAIDRWGAINPYELWLMTVLIAAVSFAGYVAVKLIGYRRGVAVAGLAGGLASSTAATAAMSRLAHERPEAIEVLAAGAIFANAVMGPRVLAILTVVNPGFGLRLAAPLISMALVYLIAGGVLMRRHGPAREEAENPLGMTNPLDLPAVLKFGALLAVVMILAKVATNLAGSPGAYALGLISGIADVDAMSLAMARHGAAEIGVAPAALAVLLAILSNTLAKSVMAWMMGGRSMGLRFAATSALAMAAGGAALFLVPAIDGL encoded by the coding sequence ATGTATGACCTCACCGCCGCCGAGCTCATCCAGCGCCTCGTCTTCGCGCTGGCGATCGGCCTGCTCATCGGTCTGGAGCGCGGTTGGCGCGCCCGGGCCGAGGAGCCGGGCGAGCGCACAGCGGGCTTGCGCACCTACGGACTCGCGGCGCTGCTCGGCGGCGTTTGGGGCGCCATCGCCCGGCAATTTGCCGATCATGGCGGCGCCATCGCGCTGGGCGTGGCCTTCGTCATCTATGCGGCGGCGATGACCGTCTTCCGCTACCGCGAGACGATGCGCGACCAGACCTTCGGGGCCACCTCGATTGTCGCCTTGATGCTGTCCTTCGCGCTCGGTGCCTATTCGGTCGTCGGCGAAGAGACGGCCGCCGCCGCCGGCGCGGTCGCGACCGCCTCGATTCTCGCCCTGAAGGAATCCCTGCACGAGCAGATCGCGCGCATGACCTGGGCGGAGCTTCGCTCGGGCCTCGTGCTCCTCGTCATGAGCTTCATTTTCCTGCCGGCGCTTCCAGACAAGGCCATCGACCGCTGGGGCGCGATCAATCCTTACGAGCTGTGGCTGATGACGGTGCTGATCGCCGCCGTCTCCTTCGCCGGCTATGTGGCCGTGAAGCTGATCGGCTATCGGCGCGGCGTCGCCGTGGCGGGCCTGGCGGGCGGATTGGCGTCGTCGACTGCCGCGACGGCCGCCATGTCGCGTCTCGCCCACGAGCGGCCGGAGGCAATCGAGGTTCTGGCGGCGGGCGCGATTTTCGCCAATGCCGTGATGGGGCCGCGCGTGCTCGCCATTCTGACCGTCGTCAACCCGGGTTTCGGCCTGCGCCTCGCGGCGCCGCTCATCTCCATGGCCCTGGTTTATCTGATCGCCGGCGGCGTGCTGATGCGCCGTCACGGCCCGGCGCGCGAGGAAGCGGAGAATCCGCTGGGGATGACCAATCCGCTCGATTTACCCGCCGTGCTGAAATTCGGCGCGCTGCTCGCCGTGGTGATGATCCTCGCAAAGGTCGCCACCAATCTTGCAGGGAGTCCGGGCGCTTATGCCTTGGGATTGATCTCGGGCATAGCGGATGTCGACGCCATGTCGCTCGCCATGGCCCGGCACGGCGCGGCGGAGATCGGCGTCGCGCCGGCCGCGCTCGCCGTTCTTCTTGCCATTCTCTCCAACACCCTCGCCAAATCGGTCATGGCCTGGATGATGGGCGGTCGCTCGATGGGCCTGCGTTTTGCTGCGACGTCGGCCCTCGCGATGGCGGCCGGCGGCGCCGCGCTGTTCCTCGTCCCGGCGATCGACGGCCTATAG
- a CDS encoding acyl-CoA carboxylase subunit beta: protein MKHILDGLEQRRASARLGGGHKRIDAQHARGKLTARERIELLLDQGSFEEFDMFVTHRCTDFGMDQGEKTSGDGVVTGWGTVNGRAVFVFAKDFTVFGGSLSETHAQKIIKLQDMALKNRAPIIGIFDAGGARIQEGVAALGGYGEVFQRNVLASGVIPQISVIMGPCAGGDVYSPSMTDFIFMVRDTSYMFVTGPDVVKTVTNETVTAEELGGASVHTTKSSIADRAYDNDVEALLQMRRLIDFLPANNTETPPEWPSFDEVDRLDASLDTLIPDNPNKPYDIKELISKVVDEGDFFEIQDAHAKNIVVGFGRVEGRTVGFVANQPMVLAGVLDIDASKKAARFVRFCDCFNIPIVTFVDVPGFLPGTAQEYGGLIKHGAKLLFAYAEATVPKVTVITRKAFGGAYDVMSSKHLRGDVNYAWPSAQIAVMGAKGAVEIIFRADLGDPEKIAQRTKEYEDRFLSPFVAAERGYIDEVIMPHSTRKRIGRALALLRHKELENPWKKHDNIPL from the coding sequence ATGAAACATATTCTCGACGGGCTCGAACAGCGCCGCGCCTCGGCGCGCCTCGGCGGCGGCCACAAGCGGATCGACGCGCAGCATGCGCGCGGCAAGCTGACGGCGCGCGAGCGTATAGAGCTTTTGCTCGACCAGGGCTCGTTCGAAGAATTCGACATGTTCGTGACGCATCGCTGCACGGACTTCGGCATGGACCAGGGCGAGAAGACCTCCGGCGACGGCGTCGTCACCGGCTGGGGCACGGTCAATGGCCGCGCGGTCTTCGTCTTCGCCAAGGACTTCACCGTCTTCGGCGGCTCGCTGTCCGAGACCCACGCCCAGAAGATCATCAAGCTGCAGGATATGGCGCTCAAGAACCGCGCGCCCATTATCGGCATTTTCGACGCCGGCGGCGCGCGCATCCAGGAGGGCGTCGCGGCGCTCGGCGGCTATGGCGAGGTCTTCCAGCGCAATGTGCTGGCCTCTGGCGTCATTCCGCAGATTTCCGTCATCATGGGCCCCTGCGCCGGCGGCGACGTCTATTCGCCGTCGATGACCGACTTCATCTTCATGGTGCGCGACACGAGCTATATGTTCGTGACCGGCCCGGACGTGGTGAAGACCGTCACCAATGAGACCGTCACGGCGGAGGAGCTCGGCGGCGCCTCGGTGCACACCACCAAGAGCTCCATCGCCGACCGCGCCTATGACAATGACGTCGAGGCGCTTTTGCAGATGCGCCGGCTCATCGACTTCCTGCCGGCGAACAACACCGAGACGCCGCCGGAATGGCCGAGCTTCGACGAGGTCGACCGGCTCGATGCCTCGCTCGACACGCTGATCCCGGACAATCCCAACAAGCCTTACGACATCAAGGAGCTGATCTCGAAGGTCGTCGACGAAGGCGATTTTTTCGAGATCCAGGACGCCCACGCCAAGAACATTGTGGTCGGCTTCGGCCGCGTCGAGGGCCGCACGGTGGGATTTGTCGCCAACCAGCCCATGGTGCTCGCCGGCGTGCTCGACATCGACGCTTCGAAGAAGGCCGCGCGCTTCGTGCGCTTCTGCGACTGCTTCAATATTCCGATCGTCACTTTCGTCGACGTCCCCGGCTTCCTGCCTGGCACGGCGCAGGAATATGGCGGGCTGATCAAGCATGGCGCGAAGCTGCTCTTCGCCTATGCCGAGGCGACCGTCCCGAAAGTGACCGTCATCACGCGCAAGGCCTTCGGCGGCGCCTATGACGTCATGTCCTCCAAGCATCTGCGCGGCGACGTCAATTACGCCTGGCCCTCGGCGCAGATCGCCGTCATGGGCGCGAAGGGCGCGGTCGAGATCATCTTCCGCGCCGACCTCGGCGATCCGGAGAAGATTGCCCAGCGCACCAAGGAATATGAAGACCGCTTCCTGTCGCCCTTCGTCGCCGCCGAGCGCGGTTACATCGACGAGGTGATCATGCCCCATTCGACGCGCAAGCGAATCGGCCGGGCCCTGGCGCTGCTCCGTCACAAGGAGTTGGAGAACCCCTGGAAGAAGCACGACAACATACCGTTGTAA
- a CDS encoding aminotransferase class I/II-fold pyridoxal phosphate-dependent enzyme, whose translation MSPRPSRRSAVAPFMAMDALRDARALERAGRHIVHMELGEPGAPAPLRVREAAAAALRDGRIGYGEALGDRALRERIAAHYGARYGACVSPDRVIVTTGASGGFMLALVGAFDAGARIAVTAPGYPAYANILASLGLEAVPLEVGPETRFAPTAAMLAAAHREKKLDGALFMSPANPTGSMIDADELSKICAFCDEAGIVFVSDEIYHGLEYDAPAETALRFTPNAIVVNSFSKYYAMTGWRLGWLIAPEGLMRPLERLQQSLAICAPTISQRAALAAFDATQELEENRAAYARNRALLRERLPAMGLTRFAPPDGAFYFYVDVSDFTADSMDFCKRLLVEAGVAATPGLDFDRRRGRTMIRFSYAGAEAEVAEGAARLAAWLSTQPRG comes from the coding sequence ATGTCGCCGCGCCCCTCCCGCCGATCCGCCGTCGCGCCCTTCATGGCGATGGACGCCCTACGCGACGCCAGGGCGCTGGAACGCGCCGGCAGGCACATTGTGCATATGGAATTGGGCGAACCGGGCGCGCCGGCGCCTCTGCGCGTGCGGGAGGCCGCGGCCGCGGCGCTGCGGGACGGCAGAATCGGCTATGGCGAGGCGCTGGGCGATCGGGCCTTGCGCGAGCGCATCGCGGCGCATTACGGCGCGCGATATGGCGCCTGCGTTTCGCCGGACCGGGTGATCGTCACGACGGGGGCGTCCGGCGGCTTCATGCTGGCGCTGGTCGGCGCCTTCGACGCCGGCGCGCGCATCGCCGTCACGGCGCCGGGCTATCCGGCCTACGCCAATATTCTCGCCTCCCTCGGACTGGAGGCGGTCCCGCTGGAGGTCGGTCCGGAAACCCGTTTCGCGCCCACCGCCGCCATGCTCGCAGCCGCGCATCGCGAGAAGAAGCTCGACGGCGCGCTGTTCATGAGCCCGGCCAATCCGACCGGCTCGATGATCGACGCGGACGAGCTTTCGAAAATCTGCGCCTTTTGCGACGAGGCGGGGATCGTCTTCGTGTCGGACGAGATCTATCACGGGCTCGAATATGACGCGCCGGCCGAAACGGCTTTGCGCTTCACGCCGAACGCCATCGTCGTGAATTCCTTCTCGAAATATTACGCCATGACCGGCTGGCGGCTCGGCTGGCTGATCGCGCCGGAAGGGCTGATGCGGCCTCTGGAGCGCCTGCAACAATCGCTGGCGATCTGCGCGCCGACCATTTCGCAGCGGGCGGCGCTCGCGGCTTTCGACGCCACGCAGGAGCTCGAGGAAAACCGCGCCGCCTATGCGCGCAACCGGGCGCTGCTGCGCGAGCGCCTGCCGGCGATGGGTCTGACCCGCTTCGCGCCGCCGGACGGCGCCTTCTATTTCTACGTGGATGTGTCGGATTTCACCGCCGACTCGATGGACTTTTGCAAGCGCCTGCTCGTGGAGGCGGGCGTCGCGGCGACGCCCGGCCTCGATTTCGATCGGAGGCGCGGGCGAACGATGATCCGCTTCTCTTATGCGGGCGCAGAGGCCGAGGTCGCCGAGGGCGCCGCGCGGCTCGCGGCGTGGCTTTCGACGCAGCCTCGGGGGTGA
- the trxA gene encoding thioredoxin has translation MSTQKITDATFEQEVLKAAEPVVVDFWAEWCGPCRMIAPALEEIAAEMKGKIKVVKLNIDENPAVASKLGIRSIPTLIIFKDGKAAAQKVGAAPKGELARWIGGAV, from the coding sequence ATGTCCACGCAAAAAATTACCGACGCCACTTTCGAGCAGGAAGTCCTGAAAGCCGCAGAGCCCGTCGTCGTCGACTTCTGGGCCGAGTGGTGCGGGCCCTGCCGCATGATCGCCCCCGCGCTCGAAGAGATTGCCGCGGAAATGAAGGGCAAGATCAAGGTCGTGAAGCTGAACATCGACGAGAATCCCGCCGTTGCCAGCAAGCTCGGCATCCGCTCGATCCCGACGCTGATCATCTTCAAGGACGGCAAGGCCGCCGCGCAGAAAGTCGGCGCCGCGCCCAAGGGCGAACTGGCGCGCTGGATCGGCGGCGCGGTCTGA
- the modC gene encoding molybdenum ABC transporter ATP-binding protein has protein sequence MISLDVRLTRKGFELDCALQSDARILAFHGPSGAGKSTLAHLIAGVTRPDSGRIVVDGVTLLDTENRVFLPPEKRRVGVVFQDALLFPHLRVKTNILFGQFFTPKAERRAPFDAIIQTLGVGHLLERWPATLSGGERQRVGLARALLSSPRLLLMDEPMAALDHARRLEIVTLIERLRDEFKTPIVLVSHSAEEIARLADEAAIINKGRIVAQGPPLDVLPGAARLIEGGRFGLINSLVARIAAVDEAYGVTRLSHPAGEILVAARIAQAGEARVAIKATDITLAKAPAETSVRTILRGRIARIEVNGNALAFVTLDLAGGDKLIAAVTRLALDELGLALGSQVYALVKSVALDERIL, from the coding sequence ATGATTTCTCTCGACGTCCGCTTGACGAGGAAGGGCTTCGAGCTCGACTGCGCTTTGCAGAGCGACGCGCGCATTCTCGCCTTTCACGGCCCTTCGGGCGCCGGCAAATCGACGCTCGCCCATCTGATCGCCGGCGTCACCCGCCCGGACAGCGGCCGGATCGTCGTCGACGGCGTCACGCTCCTCGACACGGAAAATCGCGTCTTTCTGCCGCCGGAGAAACGGCGCGTCGGCGTCGTCTTCCAGGACGCTTTGCTGTTTCCGCATTTGCGCGTGAAGACCAACATCCTTTTCGGACAGTTTTTCACGCCCAAGGCGGAGCGGCGCGCGCCCTTCGACGCCATCATCCAGACCCTTGGGGTCGGCCATCTTCTCGAACGCTGGCCAGCGACGCTCTCGGGCGGCGAGCGCCAGCGCGTCGGGCTCGCCCGCGCGCTTCTCTCCTCGCCGCGCCTCCTGCTGATGGACGAGCCCATGGCGGCGCTCGATCATGCGCGGCGGCTGGAGATCGTGACGCTCATCGAAAGGCTGCGCGACGAGTTCAAAACGCCGATCGTGCTGGTGTCGCATTCCGCCGAAGAGATCGCGCGGCTCGCCGACGAGGCCGCGATCATCAATAAGGGAAGGATCGTCGCGCAGGGCCCGCCGCTCGACGTGCTGCCCGGCGCGGCCCGGCTCATCGAGGGCGGGCGCTTCGGGCTCATCAATTCGCTCGTGGCGCGCATCGCCGCCGTCGACGAGGCTTATGGCGTGACGCGACTTTCCCATCCCGCCGGCGAAATCCTCGTCGCCGCGCGGATCGCGCAAGCCGGCGAGGCGCGCGTCGCCATCAAGGCGACGGACATCACGCTCGCCAAGGCGCCCGCCGAGACGAGCGTGCGCACGATCCTGCGCGGGCGCATCGCCCGGATCGAGGTGAACGGCAATGCGCTCGCCTTCGTCACGCTCGATCTCGCCGGCGGCGACAAGCTCATCGCGGCGGTGACGCGGCTGGCGCTCGACGAGCTAGGGCTGGCGCTGGGCTCGCAGGTTTATGCGCTTGTGAAGTCCGTCGCGCTCGACGAGCGTATCCTATAG
- a CDS encoding N-acetylmuramoyl-L-alanine amidase: MRQPPSRRKKTWARRAVGAAAALLAGASAALAAEPGAPVAAVAGRVETLADHARLVFELTGAVKASAHLAVNPARVIVDLPEVAFHLDAKDGRAPAKSRLVKSYRYGQFAQGRSRVVVDLAAPAQIVRAESEPAGDGARLIVELAPTTEAQFTAAAAESAAALARAEPAPATAAATPAASDKPVVVIDPGHGGVDMGATGKHGEQEKAVVFEFARALAAKIEAGGRLKAVLTRSEDIFLPLNERVQIAHRNNAALFLSIHADTLAEGHVEGATIYTVSTKASDAEAAKIAEKENLADKAAGLESKQDVEQVGDILYELTQRETRAFSAQFSQTLISHWKEAGSLNKNPARAAGFVVLKSYDIPSVLLELGYLSSEKDLARLTSVDWRDRAAGKTAEAIEAFFAARSREARAPVKLERPQ, translated from the coding sequence ATGCGACAGCCGCCTTCCCGCCGAAAAAAGACTTGGGCGCGCCGCGCTGTCGGCGCTGCGGCGGCCCTTCTCGCCGGCGCGAGCGCCGCTTTGGCCGCCGAGCCCGGCGCCCCTGTTGCGGCGGTCGCCGGCCGCGTCGAGACGCTCGCAGACCACGCCCGCCTGGTTTTCGAGCTGACCGGCGCCGTAAAGGCGAGCGCGCATCTCGCCGTCAATCCGGCGCGCGTCATCGTCGATCTGCCCGAGGTCGCCTTCCATCTCGACGCCAAGGACGGCCGCGCGCCCGCCAAGTCCCGGCTCGTCAAATCCTACCGCTATGGCCAGTTCGCCCAGGGACGCTCGCGGGTGGTGGTCGATCTCGCGGCGCCCGCCCAGATTGTGCGGGCCGAAAGCGAGCCCGCTGGCGACGGGGCCCGGTTGATCGTCGAGCTCGCGCCGACCACCGAAGCGCAATTCACCGCCGCCGCCGCCGAAAGCGCCGCCGCTTTGGCGCGCGCCGAGCCTGCGCCTGCCACGGCCGCCGCGACTCCGGCGGCTTCCGATAAGCCGGTCGTCGTGATCGACCCCGGCCATGGCGGGGTCGACATGGGCGCGACGGGCAAGCACGGGGAGCAGGAAAAGGCGGTCGTCTTCGAGTTCGCCCGCGCGCTTGCGGCCAAGATCGAGGCTGGCGGTCGGCTGAAAGCCGTGCTGACGCGCAGCGAGGACATTTTCCTGCCGCTCAACGAGCGGGTCCAGATCGCCCATCGCAACAACGCCGCGCTCTTTTTGTCGATCCACGCCGACACGCTCGCCGAGGGCCATGTCGAGGGCGCGACCATCTATACAGTGTCGACCAAGGCCTCCGACGCCGAGGCGGCGAAAATCGCCGAAAAGGAAAATCTGGCGGACAAGGCGGCGGGCCTGGAGAGCAAGCAGGACGTCGAGCAGGTCGGCGACATCCTCTACGAACTCACTCAGCGCGAAACCCGCGCCTTCAGCGCCCAGTTTTCGCAAACGCTGATCTCGCATTGGAAGGAGGCCGGCAGTCTGAACAAGAACCCCGCGCGCGCCGCCGGATTCGTTGTCCTGAAGTCCTACGACATCCCCTCGGTCCTCCTGGAACTTGGTTATCTTTCGAGCGAGAAGGATCTCGCGCGATTGACCTCGGTCGACTGGCGCGACCGCGCCGCCGGCAAGACCGCGGAAGCGATCGAGGCCTTCTTCGCCGCGCGGTCGCGCGAGGCGCGCGCGCCGGTCAAGCTCGAGCGCCCACAATAA